One Equus asinus isolate D_3611 breed Donkey chromosome 19, EquAss-T2T_v2, whole genome shotgun sequence genomic region harbors:
- the ACKR3 gene encoding atypical chemokine receptor 3, with translation MDLHLFDYPEPANFSDMSWPCNSSDCIGVDMVLCPNMPNKSILLYTLSFIYIFIFVIGMIANSVVVWVNIQAKTTGYDTHCYILNLAIADLWVVVTIPVWVVSLVQHNQWPMGELTCKVTHLIFSINLFGSIFFLTCMSVDRYLSITYFNNTSSRKKKIARRAVCVLVWLLAFCVSLPDTYYLKTVTSASNNETYCRSFYPEHSVKEWLISMELVSVVLGFAIPFSVIAVFYFLLARAISASSDQEKHSSRKIIFSYVVVFLVCWLPYHIVVLLDIFSILHYIPFTCQLENFLFTALHVTQCLSLVHCCVNPVLYSFINRNYRYELMKAFIFKYSAKTGLTKLIDASRVSETEYSALEQSTK, from the coding sequence ATGGATTTGCATCTGTTTGACTACCCGGAACCAGCGAACTTCTCCGACATGAGCTGGCCATGCAACAGCAGCGACTGCATCGGCGTCGACATGGTGCTGTGTCCCAACATGCCCAACAAAAGCATTCTGCTGTACACGCTGTCCTTtatctacattttcatttttgtgattGGCATGATCGCCAACTCCGTGGTGGTCTGGGTGAACATCCAGGCCAAAACCACAGGCTACGACACACACTGTTACATCTTAAACCTGGCCATCGCCGACCTGTGGGTGGTGGTCACCATCCCGGTCTGGGTGGTCAGCCTCGTGCAGCATAACCAGTGGCCCATGGGAGAGCTCACGTGCAAGGTCACTCACCTCATCTTCTCCATCAACCTCTTCGGCAGCATCTTCTTCCTCACGTGCATGAGCGTGGACCGCTACCTCTCTATCACCTACTTCAACAACACCTCGAGCCGCAAGAAGAAGATAGCTCGCCGAGCGGTCTGCGTCCTGGTGTGGCTGCTGGCCTTCTGCGTGTCGCTGCCTGACACCTACTACCTGAAGACCGTCACGTCGGCCTCCAACAACGAGACCTACTGCCGGTCCTTCTACCCCGAGCACAGCGTCAAGGAGTGGCTGATCAGCATGGAGCTGGTCTCTGTCGTCTTGGGCTTCGCCATTCCTTTCTCCGTCATCGCCGTCTTCTACTTCCTGCTCGCCCGGGCCATCTCCGCGTCCAGCGACCAGGAGAAACACAGCAGCCGGAAAATCATCTTCTCCTACGTGGTGGTCTTCCTCGTTTGCTGGCTCCCTTACCACATCGTGGTGCTCCTGGACATCTTCTCCATCCTCCACTATATCCCCTTCACCTGCCAGCTGGAGAACTTCCTCTTCACGGCCCTGCACGTCACTCAGTGCCTGTCTCTCGTGCACTGCTGCGTCAACCCCGTGCTTTATAGCTTCATCAACCGTAACTACAGGTACGAGCTGATGAAGGCCTTCATTTTCAAGTACTCGGCCAAGACAGGTCTCACCAAGCTCATCGATGCCTCCAGAGTGTCGGAAACAGAGTACTCCGCTTTGGAGCAGAGCACCAAATGA